Part of the Girardinichthys multiradiatus isolate DD_20200921_A chromosome 14, DD_fGirMul_XY1, whole genome shotgun sequence genome is shown below.
tgtccccctctagccaagacctacagcatgcgctgtggcggttcacagccgagtgtgaagcggctgggatgaggatcagctcctccaagtccgaggccatggtacccgaccggaaaagggtggcttgtcctcttcaggttggaggggagttcctgcctcaagtggaggagttcaagtatctcggggtcttgttcacgagtgagggaagaatggagcgggagatcgacagatggatcggtgcggctgcctcagtaatgggggcactgtgccagaccgttgtggtgaagagagagctgagccgaaaagcaaagctctcaatttaccggtcggtctacgttcctaccctcacctatggccatgaactttgggtcatgaccgaaagaacgagatcccagatacaagcgtctgaaatgagcttcctccgtagggtggccgggcactcccttagagatagggtgaggagctcggccatccgggaggggctcggagtagagccactggtcctccacatcgagaggagccagttgaggtggctcgggcatctatactggatgcctcctggccGCCTTCCTCAGAAGGTGTTTCAaacacgtcccaccgggaggaggcccaggggacgacccaggacacgctggagggactatgtctctcggctggcctgggaacgccttgggctccctctggaggagctggaggaggtgtctggaaagagggacgtctgggcgtctctgttgagtctgctgcccccgcgacccggtcccggataagcggaagacgacgagtacgagtacgagcttGCTAGGCCCAAAATGCTTTGGGAGAACATTAAAACACAATGAGATTTTAAGGACAGCAAAGGGAAAGcatgaaatatttgtttaatggtAGCTCAGTTACTTAAAGAGTTCCTGCAGGTCTTGGCTGTAAGAATTTACAAGGCAGGAGCATTTAACTAGCTCTTTTTTTAGTGTCATGTAATACAAGTGGAGATTATTTTGAATGTGCATCAGTTTTTCACCTTTTATTTGCCTctctttgtaaatattttgtgtttgtaacgGCTAATTTCAGGACTTTGTGTGATAAAGACATTTACCATGTTTTTTCAATACATAAAACACTATTGCATCAGTGTTTGCTatcttttatctttgttttatataaattcTACTTTACAAATCAAGAAAAATtaactaaatgtttttagtaGCTACTAATAATATGGATAATTTTACATGTTGATTTTACAACATGTTTTGAAATTAAATTCAGAGTAAGAATATAAAAATgagaattaataaaacaatgtatagaatatgaaaaactgcaaaaaagacCACACATTAGATGTTGACCTATAACCGTGAAAACCACCTTTTGCCATAGAACATGGTGTTCGAATTATGCTTGAAGtctaagcaaaaataattttttaagttCCCAACCTAATTATTACAAAATGTgattaaattgtattttgatAAATTTGTTTCTGGATTCCTGTAATGAGCTCAGTTCAAGAGAAGAACAGAGGAGATAAGGACTAAAAAGACATGTGGGGGACCATAAGATTGGTAAAACACAAGAGTGTGTAagtaaatacaaacattttctcattgtTTAAGAAGAACTAtaatacaaaaagcagaaacTAACCtgagtttttacatttaaaaaatgtcaaaatgttaaatttatatTGTTTGATGATTGGTATCGATCTAAGTGCTCTAAAGTTTTAACTCCAACTGCTAAGGATGAAAACGATTTATTGCAGGGTGAAAAAGTCAACCTAGGCATTTATGTGCTAAGATGGTGGCTGGACTAAGATCGGGGTTTTGAAAgagcacaaaaacaacaaagtatCACTGGGGATAGTACACTATGGATTGACTCTAGATGGTAGTAGACAACTGGGATCGACAAACGAAGCCAGTTTCAAGTTGATTTCCTGGTTTTTGTACCAGTAAGCTGGACAAAAGACTTTTGAAGGATTCTGTTTCTAAAGCATCTTCATCCAGTCTGATGGACTTTTTCACTGGCAAATACAACTCATAGGGTGTGTTCCTGCTACAAGAGGTTCAACCTTATATGTCTGAGCTGGAATATGACTCTGACAATCCACAAGCCACGATGACAAGCCATGACAAATCTATTTATTATTCTAGGGGGATTTTTGTGACCTGTCAGTGCGTTGGCCGAGTCTCGTTTTATTTAAAGGAAGGAACATCAGGTGTATTAAAGACATGGAAAATGTCCCAATTGAAGATGTAGAAAACTATAATTGCTTATTCGTCAGCTATGAAGATTATGACAATTAGTACAACTGTTAGTCCGAGTGTGACAGGTGAGAACCatgaaatcaaaatcaaaaggaGTTCTACATCAAATATCCATCTTATTCCAGAGACTGGACCTACACCTTGCAGGGAGAACTGCATGACTGCAGAGACCAAGATGTTTTGCTCTTATGACAATATGTTTCTGTTAGGTCCATCCCCGTCATATCTATTGCACCGGAGATAGCAACATTGTCATACCATAAACTAGTAGTTGTTGACCCATTATTAAAACTGTTTGGACAAGAAAGTCAATATTTGGCTAAAATATAGAGCTCTTCAAGAAATGAAaacgtaaaaaaacaaaataaaagtcaaatATTGCACTTTGCAGCTGTCTTGCAAAAAAGTTAATACCCTTTGAGCTTGtacacattttgtctcattataACCAAGAACAGTTCTGCAAAATATCAACGTCTCCTTCTTACCCTTACACCACCGagatttatttgattatttctgGCAGACTTGTGACCTGTTTTCAGATCACTCAGCTTGTTGAACTGGACAGACAAGGTGTGCCTATAGGAAAAAGGGCCAAAAGTCCTCCTCACCTACACTGCTGAGGAACATGGTGAAGTACATGACCCGGATGGACCTCCACCGGCTTCTGTAGTCCTCGTCCTGGGAGTCATCACTGCTCACAAACAATAACAGTTCATGATTCAGCATCATTTCATAAAGCTTTAACAAATTTAAGCGTTCACTGACTCTACTGAGTTGGCTTCATGTCTTCCTGTTTGGTAAAAATTCACCATCTGAACTCTGTACTCACCTGCTTGCATCGTCCCGGAGCAACGGAGTGATGTCGTCTGGGTCAATAAGTGACATTTTGACTAATTCAGTAATCCGGAGAAAGTTCTGATGGTGTTTTAAATCGCCATGTAGACGAGGGTCAGTGAACTAGGCTGCCCACAACAGACTCCTGCTGTTCCGTAAAGCTCCAGGAAGGTAGCTACATTTGCAGACAGCCTTGCCCCCTCAAAATAACACTGCAAAAAAAGTCATTAATTAGTCTGGCAAATATTACACATAATGTTAAAAAGTGGCATTTCTAACCAATGTTAAGGTCCATAAATTGCTTGCGTAAGGATCTCAAGTGAAGTACATTATTTTACAGCAAAAGTCTTGAAGAACTCGGTTGTATTACTGAGCCgaacagttttaaataaatataaatgtttatttagactgcagttgttcaaaatattgtttaAGAATCTTTGAAGTTATGTAATTTGGACATTAATCACTTATTGACGTTAAAGTAACCTAACCTTAATAACAATATTAGACCTATATTGAGCGGTgcgtaaaaatacatttttcttctcttaaTATTGATACTAACAAGATAATGACTGGTGTTAAAAGTGTAGtttgttgaaataaaattatGATCTCATtggaaaatgtgtaaatgtgtggAGAATAGTGAAACATGAAAaggaattacataaaaaaatctcTGATAAAGACCTTGAGTAAGTCTGGCAAAGTGTTGATTGGGATCATTTTCAAGGGGCCCAATTAAGCCCGGCTCCTTGGTAAGAAACATATGTAACCATAAATGCACCAGACACTGACACACACAGAGGGGAGACTTCTAATGTGTACACAAGCTTCTTTCATGTTATTTTCCCATCTCTTGAGCCTGCTGTGCTTTTTGGAGGTCAAGTGAATAATCAGCAAACAACACATGGTACACTGCATTGTATCTACATATACATACTGTAAGTATTGGTTTCAAAAGCTTTGGGTTGTgtaataacctttattaatatgctcatagctgtttttcccatttataccataaatgcagaaataaagtataagttctaatgtttcccttgtgttacaataggataagaatgctcataaacatacattacaaggataaatggcccaagggttgtcatgaatgacctgaggctggggcactgggtttgatagtagagcaggctgtaactggtttgattagaaagccacagcacacttagattaaggatggacaacCGCTACTagacaatctaacagatagacaccacaatggtgacatagtctactgataatcattGAAGGAGgccacatccattgcattggagtgccagatataaaaactatatgtgaccttctatcgaggatATCCgatccgagacgggagcctcagggctgatctctgtaatcattcctctgccttaatttagattaaaggaacTAAAAGTTAGAAAATGTTTGAGAGTTGCACTTTGAAGCTGTCTTGCAAAAAAGTTAATACCCTTTGAGCTTGtacacattttgtctcattataACCACGAACTTCCAATATATTTTGGGGGGATTTAGTGCTTGAATGGagaagtggaagggaaatgatGCACTGGCCTCAAAATCATGtgttgtgcatttatattcctaaataaaacccaggcAACTAATTGCCACAagaggtcacctaattagtacaTAAAGTCAATCTGCAGAATAGGTTCACCTCAGTATAAACTTTATACGGAGTATTTATTTATGCTGATCTTTCATATATTGCTTTGAGTATTTATACTGCATGCTGAGGGGATGCTTTTCCCAGCAGACGGGTAAAAGTGGCTGGCGCTAAATACAGCATACTCAGAAATAAACCCTTGAAATACATGAATCGGTGATGAACCTACCCCTTTTTGGAATAGATTTCTGAGATAAACTACTTTGCTGATGATATTCTGATTCATTTTCATGCACCTAAATAAGGCATAAACTCTTGAAACTCAAATATTTTCCATACTGCTGAACAATTCttactttttaataaataaaaaaataaagaaaacataccAAGCTTGTTTGTCATTTCTATGTTGTTTTGCTGCTTTCACAATGTAAAATTCACTTTACAATCCAGTTTaggaaaacacaacaaaatgtcatACACTTTAATAAGTACAGACAATATTTACAGTTTATATACACAAAAAGACACTGCCAACTTTGCTATCACAACTTCATACTTTTATAGATTATGAACTATTTACAGTGTGGATTTCATACGTTGTTTCCGAAATACataatttttcttaaaaattatACTCAGTGAATTCAAGTAGACGTGCCTTGACACATACTAATCTATGATGATGGTATGGAGGTATGCAAGAAACACTTAAAAACAGGTGCATCATGGTCTGGGACACTGAAGAAtactttttttcaaatgtacaCATCTGTTGGAGCACACGTGAGCATCAACTTACATACTGTACAGGTTCATATGAGTCCGTGTAGTCATGTTTGTTCTCCCAAAGCTTTACACATTGTTTGGTCAACAGTGTTCAGTGAGAGCAAAGCAATTGGGGAATGCTGTCTGCTCTGTGTGTCAACTTAGCAGACTTGTTGCTTGTTATTCACTCTCTCCCATATGTTCTCTACTTTATTTTACCAGCAGAAAGTAAACAGGacatagaaaataaaagacattcACTGCCCAACCTCATTTTGTCCAAACGCTTCTAAAACAGAGAGCAAAAGAGAAAATGTTATCTTCATCCACTCTGTCCTCATAGCTTAATCACTTTTATTACACTACTCCCTTATAACCAGCATGATGAGACCTGGAAACCCCCTAAACTTCAGGTGCTGCTCCTCTCAGCTTGAGCCACACTTCATCCTGACTGCTGGTGGTTTATACATTATGGTATCTGCATTCCTTCACAGCTCGCTTGGGCTCTAGCTAACCGCTGCAGCACTTTCTCTCCTCCCCTGCTTCTTCAGCAGCTGGATCCGGTTGTGCACATAAAACTTGATGGCTCTCCAGTCTCGCTGGTTGCtcaccagcagggggcagagTTCCAGGCAGCGCTCACAGTCTGCCTTTGCAGGGACTCGCAGTTCCAAGAGGTTCTTCTTGAGGTGCGTCTCTACAGCTACGCGCTCCGCCTCAGACCAGGGTCGTTTCAGCACGCCGCGCTTTCCTGCGGAAAGGTGTAAACAAGGGAGATTTGTAGGTACACATATATAAACCTCTCAGTTTACGTGTTGCCATCAACAAACCTGATTACCTGATTTAACTGGAGCAGGTCTCCTTTTTTGGGCGTTAGCTAGAGGTGGGGGATTAACAGTGGGTGGAGGAACAGGTGTAGGTTTCTTCCTTGGTGGTCGGCCCGGTCCTTTCTTCTTTACCATCACCTCCGTCTTCTCCTTGATGTCTTCCTTTTCTTCATCTGCCTCCGAATCTTCAGAAAACGAATCTCCCGAGTTGCCAGACATCACTATTTAAAGATAGAGATGAACGTGACTCTGCTGCAGCAGCATGCATTATCAACTCATAAAGTTTATGTTAAATAACTTAAGTCTGTATCAAATGACTTATCGCATGCATGAATCTATTGCTGCATTCCTTATGAAATTaccaaacacagcagctaaAGAAGAAGTAAATATGTGAATGCACAATTGCCTGTTGTTCAGTAACTTTGACACATTTATATAACAAATGCATTACAACCTCAGATGCATGAATTTGGATCCTATGAAAccttcaaacaaaaaataaataaatcctaaGCTAAAAACAGTGAAGCCATGGAGAACTTAAAGGTGAATTAAGCAATATTTAAACACGTTCTcctgtataaaaaaataaaaaaaaccaaagctgTTGAACTGTTGCCTTCTGGAAAACAATTCAGAAGGCTGAGTAAACTTCAAGCACAAAGGCAGCTTTCTTCCATCATCTATTTATGTTTTGTACAATTACCTGCTCTGCTAGTGCCACTAAGAGCATAAAAACTCTCTGGGAGCAAAGAAGGTAAATGTTCACACAGTGaacaacttcagtgtatttcattgggatttcatgtgatacatCAACGCAgagcagtggaaggaaaaggacaaATGCTTTTTTTGGTTTGATTTCAAGTCtcgtcacagattctcaattggatttgggTCAACATCttaactggaccattctaagACTACCATCCATTGTTGTGCTGGCGTACTGGAAGGTGGAGCTTGGCCCCAGTCTAAGGGCTTTTACGGCCACAGGGGCCAGTTTCCTGGAACTGTCTGACGCTTCCCCGATGAAACGTACTTGAACCAAATGTCTGAATTTCCTCCTCAGGATGAAGTCAGGTTCTACCAAGCCCTGTTAATGACCTAATATTTGCTTCGGGTTTGCTGAAGCAGATGCATATCTAAacgttgcaggacaccagcctcAGTGAACAGGAGTTCAACACCCTTGgtccaacaggttttcatccaggattgtCCTATATTTAGCTCCGTGCATCCTTCCATCAACACTCAACAGCTTCCATGTTCCTGCTAGAAACAAGCATCGCccaagcatgatgctgccaccactgtggagactgatgtgttcagggtgaacaTCGATTGTTCTCTACCCCGTTCTGCAGGGCCCACTGTCGTGCATGTTTTACATATGTCTCTGCTGATTAAAATGATTGCCCTTTTCTCCTCAGTATGTCATTAAGTGGTGCAGCAGCTTGTTAATAATCCATTTCTCCAAGTTTGATGTTCAGCAGCaaggaaacacctaaaacatgcaggacagtggaccatgaggaccagggttgagaaACACCGTCATACATTGCTTGTGACAAAATCCGAACAGGATGGCTTCCGATAGTTTTTTTCAACGAGGACCTTCTTCGCGCCTGTTATCATTGATGGCTTATCTGATTATCTGGAGCTTTCCTTGCTaccctaagcctgctttaaacttctccacaacttcatctCTGACccatctgctgtgttctttagtCTTGATGCCgtttgttttctaatgttcAGGCTCTTTACAACCATCGGGggacttcacagaacagctggaacAGCTGCACATAAATGCTAAAATCTACATATCCCTGCCCTTACGCTTCACAACtttgcaatactttgtgtttgttacAGAAAACCCAAATAAAGTAGTAAGTCAAATGTTTGtagttgcaatgtgacaaaatgagaaaaaggtcaaggggtgtgaatacttttgtaagaatGGCTGAAAACAGGGAGATTTTTCCCCAGACCATGTAAAATCCCTAATATTTACTTAATTCAGTAAAATAGAAGTACACACGTCACTCTATACAGAACTTATTTATCCCTCTTtactgaaacaaaaaatgtttctgacTATGATGTTAACACTTTTGTCTATTGAATCATGTGAAGTTACCTAACtgaatggaaatgtttttagtttaaaaaaaaaaaaaaaagacaatataaACAGGGTCGGGCTGGAAAAAAGTAGGCAGAAACTGATGTGATATAAACAGGAAAACTGTTGATGCATTTTCTTACCGTCTAACTCAAGGCAAATGTCCTGCAGGCTCATCCCCCTGAAAAGCACGCCCTCCCTCTCTCCATACAGAACAACGCGTCCAACTCGACCCATCAACGCTGGATCTCGTATGATAGAGCAGCAGTTCTGCGTCACGTGGTACTCCCGCTCCAGGAAGTCCTCCAGCCGTTTGATGGCTGCTCCCTGACCCTCTCCCTCCTCCAACAGTAGCAGCTGTGTGAGGATGGCCACCTGCCGCCGCACTCGAGTCGCTGTCAGGGCTCCAGCGTTTTTGGCCCCGCTGGCCCGGGCCAGGTTCCTTAGCAGGTCCGTGCCGCGGAGGGGGGTGGCAGGCGAGTGGTAGGGCCGGGAAAAGATGTAGGGGCTCTCAGGGTCCACGCCTACGTTGGGGCTGGTACGGAGGAGCAGGTCCAGGCAGGACTCACAGTGAGGCGGGAGAATGAGAGGCTGGACACGGCCTCGCTTGCCCAAGACCCCCGCCCGTGGGAGGTGACACAGGACCTGGCGCTCAAAGGGGGACAGGAAAGACTCCATGCCAGAGGGGGCGCTGGTGCTCGAGGTGGACGGCGGCGTGATCCGGTTGCGGTAGTCCTGAATAGTGAGCTTAGCCACCTCACATTCCCGGTGTCGATTGTAGAGGATGAGAAGGGAGAGGCTGGAGTGACAGAGCAGGCGCCAGGCCTCAGCAGAGTGAGGAGATCGAGTCAGAGAGAGGAAAGAGGAGTGCTGCTGGCGACGAAGGTAGATGATTAAACACGACAGGGAGGAGAGCAGGGGAGACATAGGCTGTCTGTGTTTGCTGGAGATAAAAAGATAgagaataaaaactttaaaacacaataaataaatgtttccaacCACAGAAAAAAATCCAACCACACCTTACAACTTCTCCATTCTTCTCTGGTGCATCCTCCTCCCCTCCACTCAGCTCCAGATCTTCATCTGGATCAATATCCGGCTCTGGAGTGGGAGGTGGCAGCAGCTCCTCCTGATTCCTCTCCACCTTCTGCTGCTCCTCGTTCTTTTCCTTCTTCATCTTCCGCCCTCTTTTTGGAGCAGAGGTCGGAGGTGGAGATGGACTTTTAACCCGAGAAACCAGTGGCGTTGAGGAGAGTTTTGCAGCTGGAAGAGGTACGTTGGGCCCCTTCTTTGCAGCTGTGGGCCGCGCTGATGAAGTTGGTGAAAGCGAGAGGGAGAAAGAGACACTGCCCGTGCTCGAGCGTGTAGCAGGCGATTCCCTCTCCCTGGAGAAGAGGGAGGACGGAGCTGGGTTGGAGGCAGAGGACTGCGGGACAGCAAAGGAATGGCTGGGAGGAGCAGAGGTGGTGGAGGATGAGGAGGGGTGTGGGGTGTTGCCGTTCGAGGAGCTGTGTGTGTGAAGATGTGCCAGCTCCATAGCAGTTCTGACCTCCGGCTGGTTGGCATGGTACTTCTCCAGGTGGCGCGCCAGGGAGCGGTAGTGGCGGCCGCAGTATGGACATTGCTGCCGCCGACTCACTGCGGCACCGCTGGAGCTGCCGATGTTTATGTTGATGTTATTGTTTATGTTAGTTGTTGGGGGCGCCAGGGTGCTGATGGGCGCCTGCGGCCGAGCTGGGGGAGTGATGGGCCCCGGGCGGGTGAAGGAGGAGCAGGGGCGCCCAGGTCCCCTGGAGGAGGTGGGCGCACTCTTCTTCTTGGAATTAATGGGTGCGGGCAGCTTGCGCTTCTTGCGGCGCCGAAGCATTCGGCCCCGTATCTCCTCGatttcttcctcttcatcatcatcgTCGTCGTCATCGTCATCCTCTTCCTCTTCGTCTTCCTCACGATCAGAGTCGCTGGGCTCAGAGTGGGTGAGTGGGGAGGACGAGGGTGACAGTGACCAGGAGGGGGTGAGGTAATCAGATACAGAGAGGGACAGCGGGTGAGGACCAGCGTCTTCCTCCTGgttacagaaaacaaagaacCGGTGTCAACTTATAACTATCCTACAAGCATGACTGAACTACACTGctgaacaaaataaagttaacaCTTAAACatcacaatataactccaagtaaatcaaacttctgtgaaatcaaactgtccacttaggaagcaacactgaatgACAATCAGTTTAACATGATGTTGTGTAAATAGACAAcggggggaaatctttggcgattatcaagactcactca
Proteins encoded:
- the LOC124881149 gene encoding uncharacterized protein LOC124881149, which gives rise to MRAVQSTGAPEVVKAVLMAESVRSPFDYREPPTLDSDGDGSKPPPPRGRVCGRKRKGTPVKVCDRAYVTEDEEEESMSEHSYSPGDGQYPEGAEDRLPPPGSPYYLPDPTQLCVPELGEEGASGVRGPVLFHPPPNCRIREVHCGTQVRLVVIAIRDIAKGEEITVDYSLTDWGENALEEDAGPHPLSLSVSDYLTPSWSLSPSSSPLTHSEPSDSDREEDEEEEDDDDDDDDDEEEEIEEIRGRMLRRRKKRKLPAPINSKKKSAPTSSRGPGRPCSSFTRPGPITPPARPQAPISTLAPPTTNINNNININIGSSSGAAVSRRQQCPYCGRHYRSLARHLEKYHANQPEVRTAMELAHLHTHSSSNGNTPHPSSSSTTSAPPSHSFAVPQSSASNPAPSSLFSRERESPATRSSTGSVSFSLSLSPTSSARPTAAKKGPNVPLPAAKLSSTPLVSRVKSPSPPPTSAPKRGRKMKKEKNEEQQKVERNQEELLPPPTPEPDIDPDEDLELSGGEEDAPEKNGEVVSKHRQPMSPLLSSLSCLIIYLRRQQHSSFLSLTRSPHSAEAWRLLCHSSLSLLILYNRHRECEVAKLTIQDYRNRITPPSTSSTSAPSGMESFLSPFERQVLCHLPRAGVLGKRGRVQPLILPPHCESCLDLLLRTSPNVGVDPESPYIFSRPYHSPATPLRGTDLLRNLARASGAKNAGALTATRVRRQVAILTQLLLLEEGEGQGAAIKRLEDFLEREYHVTQNCCSIIRDPALMGRVGRVVLYGEREGVLFRGMSLQDICLELDVMSGNSGDSFSEDSEADEEKEDIKEKTEVMVKKKGPGRPPRKKPTPVPPPTVNPPPLANAQKRRPAPVKSGKRGVLKRPWSEAERVAVETHLKKNLLELRVPAKADCERCLELCPLLVSNQRDWRAIKFYVHNRIQLLKKQGRRESAAAVS